One genomic segment of Corynebacterium durum includes these proteins:
- a CDS encoding ABC transporter ATP-binding protein — MLELRNVSAANRGITQLNFSVAAGEIVALIGRNGAGKTTLLRLALGLIHPTAGTVHRTVGNGDIGQLIDAPFCYSELTVSQNLRMHAWLYGIDPERIADSINQWELQPYRDRLFRKLSLGNKQRVGLAGAFQHQPRLIVLDEPTNALDPMGIVTLRTVVKERAAAGCGVVVSSHHLDEVAAIAHRIVVVNSGRIITELSPTTPQLENRFFQAILSDDQSNANADT; from the coding sequence ATGCTTGAGTTACGCAACGTTTCGGCGGCAAACCGCGGGATTACTCAGCTCAATTTTTCGGTGGCAGCAGGCGAAATCGTCGCGCTCATTGGCCGCAACGGCGCCGGCAAAACCACACTGTTACGGCTCGCGCTTGGCCTCATCCACCCCACCGCCGGCACGGTTCACCGCACCGTGGGCAATGGCGATATTGGGCAGCTTATCGACGCGCCGTTTTGCTATTCCGAGCTGACCGTGAGTCAAAACCTACGCATGCATGCTTGGTTATATGGCATCGACCCTGAGCGCATCGCCGACTCCATCAACCAGTGGGAGCTGCAACCATACCGCGATCGCCTCTTTCGGAAACTGTCGCTAGGAAACAAGCAGAGGGTGGGTTTAGCTGGGGCGTTTCAGCATCAGCCGCGACTTATCGTGCTTGACGAACCCACCAATGCCCTTGATCCGATGGGAATAGTCACCCTGCGGACCGTCGTGAAAGAGCGGGCGGCTGCGGGATGCGGCGTGGTAGTCAGCAGTCACCATTTGGATGAGGTGGCCGCCATTGCCCATCGCATTGTCGTGGTAAATTCCGGGCGCATCATTACAGAGTTGTCCCCTACCACCCCACAACTGGAAAACCGCTTCTTTCAGGCCATTCTTTCAGACGATCAATCAAACGCCAATGCAGACACTTAG
- a CDS encoding 50S ribosomal protein L25/general stress protein Ctc: MSNKAIDLAATPRTEFGKGAARRARRAGLIPVVVYGPGFEPKHINVERLEFTAIVRNHGLNTVVSVDIDGGKQLAMIKAVDQNVLSLEIDHADLLAIHRGEEVEVEVPVVSTGETGPGAMVIQEADTIRVTADVLSIPDEIAVPLDGREIGSQIHAGDIALPEGVTLADDAELLVFNFVAQSGSVTETPDTETEAEATEDSE, encoded by the coding sequence ATGTCCAACAAAGCCATTGACCTAGCCGCAACCCCACGCACAGAATTCGGCAAAGGTGCCGCCCGCCGCGCCCGCCGCGCTGGCCTGATCCCTGTTGTAGTCTACGGCCCCGGTTTCGAGCCGAAGCACATCAACGTCGAGCGCCTGGAATTCACCGCTATCGTTCGTAACCACGGCTTGAACACCGTGGTTAGTGTTGACATTGATGGCGGCAAGCAGCTGGCCATGATCAAAGCCGTTGACCAGAACGTACTCAGCCTGGAGATCGACCACGCCGACCTGCTGGCCATCCACCGCGGCGAAGAGGTCGAGGTTGAGGTCCCGGTTGTGTCCACTGGCGAGACCGGCCCTGGTGCCATGGTCATCCAGGAAGCCGACACCATCCGCGTCACCGCCGACGTTCTCTCCATCCCAGACGAGATCGCGGTGCCTCTCGACGGCCGCGAAATCGGCTCCCAGATCCACGCTGGCGACATTGCCCTTCCGGAGGGTGTCACCCTGGCTGACGATGCCGAGCTGCTGGTGTTCAACTTCGTCGCACAGTCCGGCTCTGTCACAGAAACACCCGATACCGAGACTGAGGCAGAAGCTACCGAAGACAGCGAGTAA
- the glmU gene encoding bifunctional UDP-N-acetylglucosamine diphosphorylase/glucosamine-1-phosphate N-acetyltransferase GlmU has protein sequence MADDIAVIILAAGAGTRMKSATPKMLHEVAGRSMVAHALHAAAGVHPQHLIAVVGHGRDQVVPAIAQEDLSDYGVTEVATAVQEEQNGTGHAVACGLNELPDDFSGTVLVTTSDIPMLNAETLAALLAEHDTLPRAAVTVLTTNVDKPTGYGRIVRTADGEVMGIVEEKDATEDQRALTEINSGVYAFDADLLRTAVTQLDTNNAQGEFYLTDVIGIARSNNRSVRGHVLDDAALVAGVNDRVQLAMIGAEMNRRICEQHMRGGATIVDPASTWIDVQVEVGQDVIILPNTQLKGTTRIANNCEIGPDSTLKNMIVREGASVVRTHGSDSQIGAGATVGPFTYLRPGTVLGDNGKLGGFVETKNAQIGRGSKVPHLTYVGDATIGEESNIGASSVFVNYDGVNKHHTTIGSHVRTGSDTMFIAPVTVGDGAYSGAGTVIKEDVPPGALVVSGGPQRIIEGWVVRKRPGTPAAEAAARALDADSTQAAPTADSTQEG, from the coding sequence ATGGCTGACGATATTGCTGTCATTATTTTGGCAGCGGGCGCGGGTACGCGAATGAAATCTGCAACCCCGAAGATGTTGCATGAGGTTGCGGGGCGTTCCATGGTGGCGCACGCGTTACACGCGGCGGCGGGGGTGCATCCTCAGCATTTGATTGCAGTGGTCGGCCACGGCCGAGACCAGGTCGTTCCTGCTATTGCTCAGGAAGATCTGAGCGACTATGGGGTCACTGAGGTGGCAACCGCAGTTCAGGAAGAACAAAACGGCACGGGTCATGCCGTTGCCTGCGGGTTGAATGAACTGCCAGACGATTTTAGTGGCACTGTGTTGGTGACGACCTCCGATATTCCCATGCTCAACGCGGAAACACTGGCTGCTCTCCTCGCAGAGCACGACACTTTGCCGCGCGCGGCAGTGACGGTGCTGACCACGAACGTCGATAAGCCCACTGGTTATGGACGCATTGTGCGGACCGCTGACGGTGAGGTCATGGGCATTGTGGAAGAAAAAGACGCGACCGAGGACCAGCGCGCCCTTACAGAAATTAATTCCGGTGTGTACGCTTTCGACGCTGACCTGTTGCGTACGGCGGTGACCCAACTGGACACCAATAACGCCCAGGGCGAGTTTTACCTGACGGATGTGATCGGCATCGCCCGCTCCAATAACCGCAGCGTGCGCGGGCATGTGCTTGACGACGCCGCGCTGGTCGCCGGGGTCAACGACCGCGTGCAGCTAGCCATGATCGGGGCGGAAATGAATCGCCGTATCTGCGAACAGCACATGCGCGGCGGCGCGACCATCGTGGACCCTGCGTCAACGTGGATTGATGTGCAAGTGGAGGTAGGGCAAGACGTTATTATCCTGCCAAACACCCAGCTCAAAGGCACAACGCGGATTGCCAACAACTGCGAGATCGGACCGGACTCAACCTTGAAGAACATGATCGTTCGTGAAGGCGCCTCGGTGGTGCGCACGCACGGTTCCGATTCACAGATCGGCGCAGGTGCCACTGTTGGACCGTTCACCTATCTGCGCCCAGGAACCGTTCTGGGCGACAACGGCAAACTCGGCGGTTTTGTGGAAACGAAAAATGCACAGATTGGGCGTGGGTCGAAAGTCCCACACCTCACCTATGTGGGGGATGCGACGATTGGCGAGGAATCCAATATTGGGGCGTCTTCGGTGTTCGTCAACTACGACGGCGTTAACAAACACCACACCACTATCGGCAGTCACGTGCGTACCGGATCCGACACCATGTTCATCGCCCCTGTCACAGTTGGTGATGGCGCTTACTCAGGAGCAGGTACAGTAATTAAGGAGGACGTACCCCCAGGGGCACTGGTCGTGTCCGGGGGGCCTCAGCGCATCATTGAAGGTTGGGTTGTGCGCAAACGCCCCGGCACCCCCGCAGCGGAAGCAGCAGCCCGCGCCCTCGACGCTGACTCTACCCAAGCAGCTCCAACTGCAGACTCAACTCAGGAAGGTTAA
- a CDS encoding TetR/AcrR family transcriptional regulator, whose amino-acid sequence MTPSPKWDRTHTHIQLVALELFTHQGYSATTTAQIAAVAEVSQMTLFRHFPTKESLILQDPFDPAIAEAVEKRPAKETPLRAITAGIQSLLDTFTPDVEEQLRTRLRIVADNPELAAAAIHSNDETITAIATALTSRGVDKLTATAVATAVIAGLTRALIDWSTHINQPLMPTLHGVLHALAGTHA is encoded by the coding sequence ATGACGCCCTCACCTAAATGGGATCGGACCCACACGCATATACAATTGGTCGCCCTGGAACTCTTTACTCACCAGGGATATTCCGCCACCACTACCGCACAAATCGCAGCCGTTGCCGAGGTAAGCCAGATGACGCTTTTCCGCCATTTCCCCACCAAGGAGTCGCTGATTCTTCAGGATCCGTTTGATCCGGCGATCGCGGAAGCCGTCGAAAAGCGCCCAGCCAAAGAAACGCCGCTTCGCGCAATCACCGCAGGAATCCAGTCGCTCCTCGATACCTTCACCCCAGATGTTGAAGAGCAATTGCGTACCCGGCTACGCATCGTAGCTGATAATCCCGAATTGGCAGCGGCAGCAATCCACAGCAACGACGAAACGATTACCGCAATCGCCACAGCGTTGACTTCCCGGGGCGTCGACAAGCTCACGGCAACGGCTGTGGCAACCGCAGTCATTGCTGGACTGACCAGGGCGTTAATAGACTGGAGTACGCACATCAATCAGCCGCTCATGCCGACGTTGCACGGTGTTTTACATGCTTTAGCGGGTACTCATGCTTGA
- a CDS encoding serine hydrolase domain-containing protein: MKTARTLLAVLGTLLATLVLIVPAQAQQDRYEQLAHDLHIPGLAMVEFDANGITGEHYVGVDGNNNPITADSLFIWGSVSKSFTGALALELADKGLIDLNAPVTQYYPEFRNTAFGNNGATITDLIHHTSGLPRELGIYPRELPKVIEAVKELKNVNPTGSHSYSNIGYVLLQHAMERATGQSYSELLTHYLNPATGISPISTSKEATEKGVPEGYVPFYMGNRTVSDPVRDAEAGEGYLAGTGRQLATYGAWQLRQHQQGQLPSTFSTVPTGEGSSEYGAGLEYAKATSSIDGSEVEIVSHNGAIWGYTTYLGFNQTTGKGFVVLFNSQGLRRQLNMNMNIKGEAFIAEALGTESHKDLPPSIAFGDITLWVQVALIVILLVAIALTLRTWVRRPAPSRTQRRTIITIASALILGLGTTVAIMIGVPAAIGGMTWKELLISTPDLTLNFWALAAETTILALIITARQLAWRRKTAAASG; this comes from the coding sequence ATGAAAACAGCACGAACCCTACTTGCGGTGCTGGGAACACTACTTGCCACTCTGGTACTGATTGTTCCCGCACAGGCTCAACAAGACCGCTACGAACAACTCGCCCACGACCTCCACATACCAGGACTCGCCATGGTGGAATTCGACGCAAATGGCATCACCGGCGAACACTACGTTGGTGTGGACGGCAATAACAATCCCATCACCGCCGATTCCCTGTTCATCTGGGGATCAGTGTCTAAATCATTCACCGGCGCACTTGCTCTAGAACTGGCAGACAAAGGGCTCATCGATCTTAACGCCCCTGTCACCCAGTACTATCCCGAGTTCCGAAACACAGCCTTCGGCAATAACGGTGCCACCATCACCGATCTGATTCACCACACCTCCGGCCTCCCTCGTGAGCTAGGCATCTACCCGCGTGAACTGCCAAAAGTCATTGAAGCAGTCAAAGAACTCAAAAACGTCAACCCCACCGGCAGCCATTCTTACTCCAACATCGGCTACGTCCTTCTTCAACACGCCATGGAACGAGCAACCGGGCAAAGCTACAGCGAACTACTCACCCACTACCTCAACCCAGCCACCGGAATTTCGCCGATCAGCACCAGCAAAGAAGCAACCGAAAAGGGTGTCCCTGAAGGATATGTGCCTTTCTACATGGGCAACCGTACAGTGTCAGACCCAGTTCGTGATGCCGAAGCAGGTGAAGGCTATCTTGCGGGCACGGGGCGTCAACTAGCAACCTATGGTGCCTGGCAACTCCGTCAACACCAACAAGGACAACTGCCCAGCACCTTCAGCACAGTACCAACAGGCGAAGGTTCCTCCGAATACGGTGCAGGTTTAGAGTACGCAAAAGCCACAAGCAGCATCGACGGCTCCGAGGTGGAAATTGTCTCCCACAATGGTGCTATCTGGGGTTACACGACATATCTTGGTTTCAACCAAACCACTGGAAAAGGTTTCGTCGTGCTTTTCAATTCCCAGGGACTACGCAGGCAGCTTAACATGAATATGAACATTAAGGGAGAAGCCTTTATTGCGGAAGCACTGGGCACAGAGTCCCACAAAGATCTTCCGCCCAGTATTGCATTCGGCGACATTACCCTCTGGGTCCAGGTTGCGCTCATAGTGATACTGCTCGTCGCCATTGCACTCACCCTACGCACATGGGTACGACGTCCAGCACCGTCACGTACGCAACGCCGCACTATCATCACCATTGCCAGCGCTTTGATTCTGGGGCTTGGCACGACAGTCGCAATCATGATCGGCGTACCAGCAGCAATTGGTGGGATGACTTGGAAGGAATTGCTCATATCCACCCCTGATCTCACCCTGAACTTCTGGGCGCTAGCTGCGGAAACAACCATCCTCGCGTTGATTATCACCGCCCGCCAACTCGCATGGCGACGGAAAACGGCGGCCGCAAGCGGTTAA
- the pth gene encoding aminoacyl-tRNA hydrolase — protein MNATHADSPWLVVGLGNPGPQYETTRHNVGFMVLDELADRTLPMPSTFSIHKRSNSHVVETRFGDKKVILAKPRSFMNLSGVPIAALIQFYKVPKENIIVVHDELDLDFDTVRLKLGGGDNGHNGLRSTTKSLGTNDYYRIRVGIGRPPGRQAPADYVLRPFSKEEFEGLPLICEHAAEGAELIINQGLELAQNRIHAL, from the coding sequence ATGAACGCAACACACGCAGACTCCCCCTGGCTGGTCGTTGGCCTGGGAAATCCCGGCCCACAGTATGAAACAACCCGCCATAACGTGGGCTTTATGGTGCTTGATGAGTTAGCAGACCGCACGCTACCCATGCCGTCCACATTCTCTATTCATAAGCGCTCAAATTCCCACGTTGTGGAAACTCGTTTTGGAGACAAGAAAGTTATCCTGGCCAAGCCGCGCAGCTTTATGAACCTCTCCGGCGTCCCCATTGCGGCGCTCATACAATTCTATAAAGTGCCAAAAGAAAACATCATTGTGGTCCACGATGAACTGGACCTTGATTTTGATACTGTTCGCCTCAAACTAGGCGGCGGCGATAATGGGCATAACGGCTTGCGTTCCACCACCAAGTCGCTCGGAACAAATGATTATTACCGCATCCGTGTCGGTATTGGACGGCCACCGGGGCGACAGGCACCCGCCGACTATGTGCTGAGACCCTTCAGCAAGGAGGAATTCGAAGGACTACCACTCATCTGCGAACACGCTGCCGAAGGCGCGGAACTCATCATCAACCAGGGATTAGAGCTGGCCCAAAACCGCATTCACGCTCTCTAA
- a CDS encoding DUF6891 domain-containing protein, with product MTTYVAIPEDLILPADLLPDDFDDDVIGVCWVAVVIGDSVEDIAEIIAEEYDEISNEQAKNIAEYLITARRAQQEQFGDVTTNLDSAFAELEQHGIIARAYCGWTVGEGQAEILDEAADIPRANGEPWIGHVFITGQQIEAYIEFEGDAALDMAYGAILTDEEDALPDREADELYETKTLAMMTDIVLPTLAKHGVETQWSGSIADLVTLTNAVYYQPI from the coding sequence ATGACCACATATGTCGCTATCCCCGAAGACCTTATCTTGCCCGCCGACCTGTTACCCGACGACTTCGACGACGACGTGATCGGGGTGTGCTGGGTGGCGGTGGTGATAGGCGACAGCGTTGAGGACATCGCCGAGATCATCGCGGAAGAGTACGACGAGATCAGCAACGAGCAGGCCAAAAACATCGCCGAGTACCTGATCACCGCCCGTCGCGCGCAGCAGGAACAATTTGGCGATGTGACCACCAATCTCGATTCCGCGTTTGCCGAGCTTGAGCAGCACGGGATCATCGCACGCGCCTATTGCGGCTGGACCGTGGGCGAAGGCCAAGCCGAGATCCTCGACGAAGCCGCCGACATCCCGCGCGCCAATGGTGAACCCTGGATCGGGCACGTCTTTATCACCGGCCAGCAGATTGAAGCCTATATCGAATTCGAGGGCGATGCAGCGCTTGACATGGCCTACGGCGCGATCCTCACCGACGAGGAAGATGCCCTCCCCGACAGGGAGGCTGACGAACTCTATGAGACTAAAACCCTGGCAATGATGACCGACATTGTGCTGCCGACGCTGGCGAAACACGGCGTCGAAACGCAATGGAGCGGGAGCATTGCCGACCTTGTAACCTTGACGAACGCTGTGTACTACCAACCCATTTAG
- a CDS encoding glyceraldehyde-3-phosphate dehydrogenase produces MAAQAHNDWNERIALAQQMLPLLGQLHRNNNVVTSVFGRLLVNVSDVDIIKSHRYARHITEHELPLEKTLPIVQELVAMNLGTASIDLGHLVTLHDEQGGDLGEFLKRELADVIGTSTEHKQTDVVLYGFGRIGRLLARILIDHQSVDTGCRLRAIVVRKNGENDLTKRASLLRRDSVHGPFHGSISIDHDNDILWANGTPIQIIYSNDPATVDYTRYGINDAVLVDNTGRWRDREGLEQHLKSTGVSKVLLTAPGKGDVKNIVYGINHDVIGADDTILSAASCTTNAITPVLKAVNDRYGVEFGHVETVHSFTNDQNLIDNFHKGSRRGRAATLNMVLTETGAARAVAKALPELAGKLTGNAIRVPTPDVSMAVLNLTLKQDVDRDEVNNYLRSVSLLSGLRQQIGYIESPEIVSTDFVGSTHAGIVDGLATIAQDNHLVLYVWYDNEFGYSNQVIRIVEEIAGVRPAVLPRRKELSEL; encoded by the coding sequence ATGGCTGCCCAGGCACACAATGACTGGAATGAACGGATTGCGTTAGCGCAGCAGATGTTGCCGCTTCTCGGACAGCTGCACCGTAACAACAATGTAGTGACCTCGGTTTTCGGACGCTTGCTGGTGAATGTGAGTGATGTGGACATCATCAAGTCGCATCGTTACGCCCGACATATCACCGAACACGAACTTCCACTGGAAAAAACACTGCCCATTGTGCAGGAACTGGTGGCCATGAACCTGGGTACTGCTTCTATCGATCTGGGGCACCTGGTCACATTGCACGACGAACAAGGAGGCGACCTCGGTGAGTTCCTGAAGCGTGAACTTGCCGACGTGATCGGCACCAGCACCGAACACAAGCAAACCGACGTTGTGCTGTACGGCTTTGGTCGTATCGGTCGGTTACTGGCACGCATCCTTATTGACCATCAATCCGTGGACACCGGATGCCGTCTTCGTGCCATCGTGGTGCGCAAAAACGGCGAGAATGACCTGACCAAGCGTGCGTCCCTGCTGCGCCGCGATTCCGTACACGGTCCCTTCCACGGCTCGATCAGCATCGACCACGACAACGACATCCTGTGGGCAAACGGCACGCCCATCCAAATCATTTATTCCAACGACCCTGCTACCGTTGACTACACGCGCTACGGCATTAACGACGCAGTGCTGGTGGACAACACTGGACGCTGGCGCGACCGCGAGGGCCTGGAACAGCACCTCAAATCCACTGGCGTGTCTAAAGTGCTGCTCACCGCACCCGGCAAAGGGGATGTGAAGAACATCGTGTACGGCATCAACCACGATGTCATTGGGGCAGATGACACGATCTTGAGTGCGGCCTCCTGCACCACCAACGCCATCACGCCGGTGCTTAAAGCTGTGAATGATCGCTACGGTGTGGAGTTCGGGCACGTGGAAACCGTGCACTCCTTTACCAACGACCAGAACCTTATTGACAACTTCCACAAGGGCTCACGCCGTGGCAGGGCAGCCACCCTGAACATGGTGCTCACTGAAACCGGCGCAGCACGTGCCGTAGCCAAAGCCCTGCCGGAACTTGCCGGAAAACTCACTGGCAACGCCATCCGCGTTCCCACCCCCGATGTGTCCATGGCCGTGCTGAACCTGACGCTCAAGCAGGATGTGGACCGCGACGAGGTAAACAACTACCTGCGATCCGTCTCACTGCTCTCCGGCTTGCGACAGCAAATCGGGTACATCGAATCCCCCGAGATTGTGTCCACCGACTTCGTAGGCAGCACCCACGCCGGGATAGTGGACGGGCTGGCCACCATTGCCCAAGATAACCACCTTGTTCTCTACGTCTGGTACGACAACGAGTTCGGCTACTCCAACCAGGTCATTCGTATTGTCGAAGAGATTGCGGGCGTTCGGCCAGCGGTTCTGCCTCGGCGTAAAGAGCTGAGCGAGCTGTAG
- a CDS encoding ribose-phosphate diphosphokinase, producing the protein MTAHWIDNQKNLMLFSGRAHPGLGEAVAKELGVKLTPMTARDFANGEIFVRFEESVRGCDAFVLQSHTQPLNKWLMEQLLMIDALKRGSAKRITAILPFYPYARQDKKHRGREPISARLVADMLYTAGADRIISVDLHTDQIQGFFDGPVDHMHAMPILTDYIKSKYPLDNICVVSPDAGRVKVAEKWANTLGDAPLAFVHKTRSVDVANEIVANRVVGDVSGRTCVLLDDMIDTGGTIAGAVGVLREAGAADVIIACTHGVFSGPARERLSGCGAKEVITTDTLPQTTEGWDNLTVLSMAPLLAKTIREVFENGSVTSLFEGQA; encoded by the coding sequence ATGACTGCTCACTGGATTGACAATCAAAAAAATCTCATGCTTTTTTCTGGGCGCGCCCACCCAGGACTTGGTGAGGCAGTGGCCAAAGAACTGGGAGTCAAGCTAACTCCCATGACGGCACGCGACTTTGCCAACGGCGAAATTTTCGTCCGCTTTGAAGAGTCAGTGCGTGGCTGCGATGCCTTCGTTCTGCAATCACATACCCAGCCGCTCAACAAATGGCTGATGGAACAGCTGCTTATGATCGATGCACTTAAACGCGGCTCCGCCAAACGCATCACCGCAATCCTGCCGTTCTACCCCTACGCACGCCAAGACAAAAAACACCGCGGTCGCGAACCCATCTCTGCCCGCCTAGTTGCGGACATGCTCTATACCGCCGGTGCCGACCGCATCATCTCCGTGGACCTGCACACCGACCAAATCCAGGGCTTTTTTGACGGTCCGGTCGATCACATGCACGCCATGCCGATACTCACCGACTACATTAAGTCCAAGTACCCGTTGGACAACATCTGCGTGGTCTCCCCCGATGCGGGCCGCGTGAAGGTCGCCGAAAAGTGGGCCAACACGCTTGGCGACGCCCCCCTGGCCTTTGTTCACAAAACCCGTAGCGTCGACGTGGCCAATGAAATTGTGGCAAATCGCGTGGTTGGCGATGTTTCTGGCCGCACTTGTGTGCTGCTGGACGACATGATCGACACCGGTGGAACCATTGCCGGTGCCGTTGGCGTACTTCGCGAAGCTGGTGCCGCCGACGTGATCATCGCCTGCACCCACGGCGTGTTCTCCGGCCCTGCCCGGGAACGCCTCTCTGGCTGCGGCGCCAAGGAAGTGATCACCACCGACACGCTCCCCCAGACCACAGAAGGCTGGGATAACCTTACCGTGCTCTCCATGGCACCACTCCTTGCCAAAACAATCCGCGAAGTGTTTGAAAACGGCTCCGTCACCTCACTGTTTGAAGGTCAGGCGTAG
- a CDS encoding nitronate monooxygenase has protein sequence MALILRAAGEGWGPRVVSFTFGLIDAATVAALHSLGVEAWVTIARADAVDAAVAVGVDTLVVQGPEAGGHRATWTVAEGLDQTSLKDMIRLDIPIPVVAAGGIGTPEAVREALSWPGVAAVACGTAFLLADEAGTGEVHRQMVRDGEKTAVTRAFSGRWARGVETQFMLDNVDAPAMYPHVNTLLGPLRKASAASGDSAHVAAWAGSGFRHAREGSVDAIMQNLIGAKIERVSGHTAPASR, from the coding sequence ATGGCGCTGATCTTACGTGCCGCTGGTGAGGGCTGGGGTCCGCGCGTGGTGTCGTTCACGTTTGGGCTTATCGACGCCGCGACGGTCGCTGCTCTGCATAGCCTGGGGGTTGAGGCGTGGGTGACGATTGCGCGTGCCGATGCGGTGGATGCTGCGGTAGCGGTGGGCGTCGATACGCTGGTGGTTCAAGGACCTGAAGCCGGTGGACATCGTGCAACATGGACGGTGGCAGAGGGGCTTGATCAGACATCTTTAAAGGACATGATTCGTCTGGATATACCGATTCCAGTGGTGGCTGCTGGGGGCATTGGGACGCCGGAGGCTGTTCGGGAGGCGTTGTCGTGGCCGGGTGTGGCGGCGGTGGCGTGCGGCACGGCGTTTTTGCTGGCAGATGAGGCGGGGACGGGTGAGGTGCATCGTCAGATGGTTCGGGATGGGGAGAAAACGGCGGTGACGAGGGCTTTTTCGGGCAGGTGGGCGCGGGGCGTCGAGACGCAGTTCATGCTGGATAATGTCGATGCCCCCGCTATGTACCCTCATGTGAATACGTTACTGGGGCCTTTGCGGAAGGCGTCTGCGGCTAGCGGTGATTCGGCGCATGTCGCTGCGTGGGCAGGGAGTGGTTTCCGGCACGCTCGGGAGGGGAGTGTGGATGCGATTATGCAGAATCTCATTGGGGCCAAAATTGAACGGGTGTCTGGGCATACGGCCCCAGCCTCCAGGTAG
- a CDS encoding ABC transporter permease, with amino-acid sequence MSSFRHSTLIITVKVEALKVIKSATAWGVTGAMLAGIPLVVSAMMIAIAHNNPVILAKAGAAATHDGNGFFFVATQITAAAEILGFGTMIAWIYAREFMDNTAIGLAMLPMSRHITMTGKFLVYAAWTLITHLLLAIVMLLIAVGFRYGFPTGAHILRFLVLGAFTLLATPVIAWVSVRTRSLIAGCGTALALITLGQLGALLGANSGWIPPAVPALWALQIVPTTTPQLLVFLALSVGFASLTYARWSRMQLA; translated from the coding sequence ATGTCATCTTTTCGTCACTCGACGTTAATAATTACGGTGAAAGTCGAGGCTCTCAAGGTAATAAAATCCGCAACGGCATGGGGAGTCACTGGCGCGATGCTGGCCGGAATCCCACTTGTTGTTTCGGCAATGATGATTGCTATCGCCCACAACAATCCGGTCATTCTCGCCAAGGCGGGAGCTGCTGCCACTCATGATGGGAATGGTTTCTTCTTTGTAGCGACACAGATCACAGCGGCTGCGGAAATATTGGGCTTTGGCACCATGATCGCCTGGATATATGCCCGAGAGTTTATGGATAACACCGCCATCGGACTAGCCATGCTACCGATGAGTCGGCACATCACCATGACAGGCAAATTCCTGGTTTATGCAGCATGGACCCTTATCACTCATCTGCTATTGGCTATCGTGATGCTTCTGATCGCCGTGGGATTCCGCTATGGATTCCCTACAGGAGCGCACATCCTGCGGTTCCTCGTGCTCGGAGCGTTCACACTCCTCGCAACCCCCGTTATTGCGTGGGTTTCTGTGCGCACTCGTTCCCTTATCGCTGGCTGCGGCACTGCCCTTGCGCTGATTACTCTCGGCCAGCTTGGCGCCTTATTGGGTGCCAATAGCGGCTGGATACCACCTGCCGTTCCGGCATTGTGGGCGTTGCAAATTGTTCCGACGACCACGCCACAGCTGCTGGTTTTCCTGGCATTATCGGTGGGATTTGCCAGTCTTACCTACGCCCGGTGGTCCCGCATGCAGCTTGCCTAA
- a CDS encoding nitronate monooxygenase — protein sequence MMKALVNSLTCPIIAAPMAGGPSTPTLTDAAWRAGGFGFLAAGMLTPEALERQMRATTCPYGVNVFMPHDDPASFAPLYNYAARHGLSIDPTSVDPTDGWGRQDGADLTCRW from the coding sequence ATGATGAAAGCCTTAGTTAATTCTCTTACATGCCCGATTATTGCGGCACCAATGGCGGGCGGTCCGTCTACTCCGACGCTTACGGATGCCGCATGGCGTGCAGGTGGTTTTGGTTTTCTTGCTGCTGGGATGCTCACGCCGGAGGCGTTGGAGCGTCAGATGCGGGCTACGACCTGCCCTTATGGGGTTAATGTGTTCATGCCGCACGATGATCCCGCGTCGTTTGCACCTCTTTACAACTACGCTGCGCGGCACGGCTTGAGCATCGACCCGACCTCGGTGGATCCCACGGACGGCTGGGGACGCCAAGATGGCGCTGATCTTACGTGCCGCTGGTGA